In Channa argus isolate prfri chromosome 15, Channa argus male v1.0, whole genome shotgun sequence, the DNA window AACGCAATATTCATTtcgtttttttgttgtttttttttgtccccagCCTCATCATAATCAGGGTAAGGGTGGAAAAGGCTAATTCATGCATGCAGACATACAGAAATAACTCAAAGCGAGAACCGTGTCATTGTACCTCCCGACTGCAAAGCTGCAAGTACGTCACCCTTCACCTCTATCCTGCCTTCGCATAGAACAACTGATGACACGCAATTAAATCAAAAGCAGCTTCAAAGATGAGACCAGGCTCTCTCATGTGACAGTAAGCCCATGAAAAGGGTGATGTTTTACTTCTGAAGtcaattaaagttattaaaaaaaaaatgaaagatgcaTAACTGTCTCAACTGGCTGCTGTCCTTGTGAAAACCTGTTTCTTTGTGGAAGTCTTGCGTAAATTCGAGTCTTCGTATCATCACGATTGCGAGTTTAGTTGAAGCACTACCTTAATATGAGACAATCTGAGTCTTCATGGGTCTTTGAGGGGACACTAAAGAGGATGCTGTGGGTAGGTGAACAAGTGGCTCTGGGTGTGAGGGAGAACTCCATCTTTTTTTCCATAGTGTGCAGAACATCCCCTGCAGTCAGAGTTTTCTATCACAGTATTCCCACCCTGATCTCGCCCTCTTGTTTTCGCCTCCCTTTAAGCAATTATGTGCCTTACTGTGATCTTTCCAAACAACACTGTGGGGCTCACCCATCCTGGCAGAGGAGCCAGGAAACATGACGGAACAGGTAAAACAGCACGGCACCCGGTTTTCATGTACAATCTGCTGATGGTTTTTAACGTGACGTCTCTGGCACAAACGAAGTGTCACTAATGATTTAATGAGGTTTCTGAAATGGGAGGGGTTGGCCTGTTAATCACCTCATTTCTCCAGCGCGCGCACTCACGGAGTAGGTGCAGGAAAGTCCTGCAGGTGTCATGACAAAGGTGTGCGCGGTGGATTATGTATCtatgtgggtgggtgtgttttGCCTGGCAGGGTCACACCTGTGGGGCGGTGCCGCCGGCGGGGattcactctctctgtctccgtTTGACAAGCTTAGGTCCTGAATCTGCTAACGGGGAATAGAAACGGCTGAGTGTTAACGCACCATGGGCGATCACAGGAGTCGCGAGGCTGGCGGAGGTAGTGGATTCCTGAGGTGCCACGAGTCTGAGGTCCAGCTGATGGAGCTTTCTTTGCTTTAGTAGAGTTGCCTCGTGACAGTTggttaagatttttttaaagtactttgttGGACTCGCGACATGGCGCTGTCCCAGATACAGTGCCTTGATGAGAACCACGTGAACCCGCGGACGCACGAGTCAAAACCTGAGTTTCTCTACTGCGAAGACCAGCGGCTCGCGCTAGAGGCTCTGCTCCGGGATGGCCGCGAGGCCTTCACGAAGCACCTGGAGGCGCGCGGCCTCCGAGGCTTCCTCTCGGACCTGGAGCTGGAAACTTTCCTCGAGGCGGTGGAGCCCTACGACCCGGACTCAGATCTCTTCCCCGTGAATGCAGAGGACGACGAACCCCCGCTCTCACTGCACTATTGGCCAGACCTGTCGGACACATCCGTGCCTCAGTTGGACCTGGGTTGGCCCGACAGCGAGTCTTACCGCGGGGTGACGCGGGCGACGGTGTACACGCAGCCGCCGCTCGATGGTCAGGCGCACATCAAAGAGGTCGTCCGGAAAATGATTGCGCAGGCGCAAAAGGTACGTGGGCCCGCTGATTCTGGACACAATGCTCCAATTAGGTGTATTTAGCGATGTCTGGTAAGTTTAAGTCATAgttttgacccccccccccccccaacttaAATTTGATATTTATGGTTTTAACAGAATCAAATTCACagttagtggagtacttttaatTGCATACTTTAAGTTAAATTTAGAGCATTtactttggacttttatttgaGTTAGAAGATttgatcttttctttttaactgtaaaatccTGGCCATCATAGACTACGCTAACTACCCTTTGCACAGCCCCGTCATCAGGCAGAAAAGGGTTTTCAGGGGCAGACTGCTGTCCCAGTCCTGATCCACGGATGGTCTGAGGAGGTGTTTCGTCCCCCAGGCCTTCAGATGGATTAACTCCTCTCAGTGCCACAGGCTGGACCCCGGACTGTTTTGTTGCATTGTGGGCTGTGGGCTGTGGGACTGTGTTTCCCTCCCGCACAACCCTGAACTTTATCACTATTATGATACATTTAATGCTTAGTTAACTAGGTTCATTGGCTAAGCATAGGGGTGTACTACTACTATTCATTACCATgtgtattcatgttttatttgtattttatttagtctATTTGAGCACTTTAAGCTGTGTAAGCTACTGGATGCCTTCAATTTCCCCCAGGAGCAATTAAGTGTCTGTCTGTAGTGGAGTGTTTTTGCCCATCATGTTGCTTATATCAAAGCAAGCCACCTCACACCCTTTTTATGACTGAAGAACTGTATGTGACGGCGCTGTCCAGTCCCTTAAAAGACCAAAAAGCTTCCTAATGCTGCTAAATTTGTGGAGTTCTCAGGCCCTTAGTTGTCTGTCCTCACCGTTCAGAGGATTAAGTGAAATGTTGATGTAATGTTGCCTTGAGCCATTACTCTGTTGAGTTGTGAGGTCAGAGTACAGACTGCTGGCCAAATGAGACAATCCGGAGTAAAGTACAACTTGACTAAACCGCTTTATCAGGGACAGAAAGAACCGCGGCACACTGCAACCAGCAACACAGGGAGATAATTCTGGATATTTGCATGAGCGTGTCCACTGCTGCCAGCGTTCATggactgtgtgcgtgtgtgtgttcctgcagCTGACGTGCAAGCATCTCGATAATCCACCTCAGGCCGACAACCGGAACTGTGTTTATGCATTTGCTAATGTGCCTGCGTCAAAATCGTATGTGTGCATTTTCCCCATGTGTGTAATCCAGGTTTTGTGTGTCTCCAGGTGATAGCTGTGGTGATGGATGTCTTTACTGACGTCGACATCTTCAGAGACTTGCTAGATGCTGGTTTCAAAAGGAGAGTTGCGGTTTACATCCTGTTGGAACGCACAACGCTACCTCATTTCATGTCCATGTGTCAGCGGGCCAACATGCACGCCGGACATCTCAAGGTGAACCATGTCGCCTGCTGCGGGTTTTTGTATAACAATCTGAATCCTGCAAGAGAGTAAGGCTTGGTTAGAAAGAGGCTACCATGTACGTAAAGGTAAAACAAGTCTAACAAGTTACTGGTTAGCATATGAGCATTTGTTGCTTCCCCCAGGACAGCGATAGGTCATAATAACCAGATTTATAAGCTGTCAGAAAAATGTTAACTTCATCAGGAGTCTCTTAAGGATATGTGTGAATTATGGAGAGTAAATGTTTCATGGAGAGACAATATTTCACCCCTGGATAGTGAGAGAAATTCTAGATGTTCTCAGAGGTCGCATCATTATTTTGAGAGTGGCACTGTATATATACCACCATTGTGTAACAAAGTAGGAATTATCTTGAGAAGGAACAACATGCagtgcaataaaaacattattgttatGTATGGATCATGAAAGCATATGGCatttctccctcttctctctctctcaaacacacaccaacaccagGGTTCACGCACAAACCAGCAAACCCTTCTAGCTGGCACCATACCATAGAGGAATCTCTTACCTCTTTGTGTCTACCTTGAGCCTTTTATTCCATAATTGGCTGCACACAAAGGAGGACACGACTGAAAAAGGGCAAAGAAATCTGAATTTGATCATGTTGGGACACGTGAGAGTGAGTTACAAGGAAAACGCATCCTCAGTAGACTGTATTGAGACATATTCCCTTTGATCAAACTGCCAAGCTATGAACCGTGATTGTTCTGAGTCTAGTCAGCCAATATAACCATCTTTGGTGTAGAGTAAATAATGGGCTTAACGGTGAGCAACTAACAGCACATTTTATTAGGTGGAAGGCAGaatttttactcttttgctTTGCAGCTTCTGAGTTGTCCTCCTTTCTGTAAGGAGACAATTTAAAacccatcaaaaaaaaaaaaaagtgaaacacaaaggcaCCAATAGCCTGATAAACATTTAATACCATCTGGATTCTGagcaaaacagcagaaaataccACAGTGTCACGTGCAACACATGCCATGATTACACATGACATAAGAATTTTAGTGTAATTAGGTTTTCAACGTGTTTGATCCTCATGGTATCtgcctgttttttaaagttatattCTGAAGTTATTTTGTTGCTCACACAGATGTCCTCTGGTATCATTAAGTATTCCACATACATGCAAAAAGGGCTGTTTTTATCTCAACCAAATGTGCTCGCATTATATTAGATGGATATAGTTTATTGTGACAGCTGGCTGGTGTTTATTTGTTCACTTGCTCATAAAGCTCAGAGTAGAAGAAGAAATAGATGAAGCGTTTTATTGTAGCTCACCGAGGTGTGTTTGACAGCTGGCATACCTAGAAGGTGATTTTATGTGTGCACATCTTTGTGGCTTTGCTAGTGTATGGCCTTAACAATACTGGCTTGAGCTTGGATTTTTCACAAATCATGGGCAATTTAATTTgggttttagggttttattacactgatcaacagaaaacaacatcTTCATGCCCAAGTGAAAGATGATCTCTGTGAataatctaaattaattaaaaatataaaattgaaaattgtttatCGCTTGAGTATTGGCCCCTTCAATGTGAGGCACCTGCATCTCTCTTGCAGCCACTTGGTTTTAGAGGTCACAAAGTTAAATAGACATCCTCTTAGTGCAGTGAAGATAGTAGTATGACTACACCTTCATCCGGAAGGTCCAGTTAGTAGTGAGATTTGAAATTCTAGTGAGACTATTGTGTACTGAGTGACTGTGCATGAAGAGGCGTAGTGAAAGGGAAGCCACCAAAACGTCTTTGATATTAAATCTCCGTTTGAGTTAAATAGAAGAAGCTTCTGTGGTCTTGTGAGACCAAATTAGGGTTTTTTTGGGCATCATACTAGATGCTATGGCAGGCATACGCTGCACGTTTCTGCAGATGCACCATCCCCCATGTGAAGCATAGAGTTGGCAGCATCCCACTATGGGCCTTCTTCTCTGCAGCTGCTCCTCCTTGTTCAAAAGGGCAAAACATACGAAAATCTTGGAGGAAAACCTGATGTCACTTGCAAGAGAACTCCAACTTCAAAACATTAACTGAATAGTCTGAATAGTCAGACCCTAGACCTCGACCAAGTTGAGATTTTGTGGTTGAACTTAAAGGGTTGTTCACTCATGATTTACATGCAACCTGACGGAGCTTGAGCAGGTTTTGCAAAGAGGAATGGGGAATAATTGCAGTCATAAATGAGAGGGTACCTAGCAGGTAGGGTTAATACAACTTGAGTTTTTACAGGAATAGGTGAGATGCAGGAAtaaagtgggggggggggggggggggtagacAGTATGATAGGAGGGGCATGTGGGAGTACTTGACATCAGCAAAGAAGAGCCAGATTCTTCGGTCTATGGAGGTTTTTTGACTATATTACAGTGACGCTTAGTAGAAGCATTTGATCGTTCTTGTCTGTTAAAGCTACACTGCAGTTTTTCATTAAAGTTTTTTCCGTGGTTGTTCTTTCACATAACTCTTTTTATGACAATTTAAGTGCCTCATCATTTATAGCCTAGAGctgagtacacacacaaaaaatgaaaataccatATATTAAGATGATCAGTTAGCCAAAGGAAAGTACTAcaagtgtttctgttgtttgacAAGCCGCGCCAGGAATAATCTGCTGCATCAAGATAGCTggttatataaatgtatttgttttttggctgCATCAAAGATCAGAACTCGGGCCCTCTGAGAAATGTGGCACAGGTAGAGTTTTGGAGCCAAAGGCTACGCTGTGTCTGCGCTCCTGCTGAAATGATATGGTCTAAGTTTAAACTCACAACAACCAAAACAGTGAAGGTATGTGTGTGCCCTGCTGGGaagagtttaaataaaaaatattccaaaagaTAACATCAAATAGCTTGGTAACAGCTTTCTGTCAGCTTCTTGATGTAAGCAGCTGGTGAACTATGTGcagaaaaataacacacacaggctgctaCCAGAAATAACCAGTGCAgctatgttttaaatgtgaagatATTGAAGATTGCACCTTTTATCTATGAtattattctgtgtttttattaaaaaggaggGAAGAAGCAATGAAACCCAAAGCAAATCAGGGTGAAAGAACCAAGAAAGACTTGCTACAGATTCCTCGTGGTTCCTTTTGATGTCTTATCTGAAATGTTGTTGCAGACTTTTATGATTACAACACCATATACTGTACCACCCAGTTATTAAATTAGATGTTAGTTAAATGTTAACACGGGTGTTCATTGACTAAATTGTGGCCAATGTGCCTGTCCAAGTGGGTGTGTGTACACATTCTTAATCCAAAAGATATGTGAGCGCctatgtttttcagcagttcCGTTTTCTTTGCACTGAACTGCAGGAAAAGCAGAGGATCGAGAACTGACACCTGTGGTACACCTGGGAAACCTGATCCAAAAGTATTTGTGCAGTATTAGGTGCTGTGTTTTTCAGTCAGACGTGATCAACAACAGGCAAGTTCTAgcaaagttaaatttaaaaaaaaaaatcctatgaGAATGGTGTGGTCCACAGTGGTAAACGCAGCACTCAAATCTTGCTATGACAAAGCAGAGATTAAATCAAAATCCCTCAAAGTTTATATATTGTTGGTTATGCAAGATGTAATCACGGGCCTTACACTggatgtggtgttttttttcaattttgttatgtctgtaagcttgttaaaaaacaaaaaatcaagcTGAAGCAGATGATATTAAAGGGATCACACATAAGAATGTTCGTGAGAGATTAAaaactttatattatatatttatattatttatatttatatattatattattatatttagatTAAACTTTATACTAACTATAACtaaacctttgtgtgtgttacagcaCCTTCGTGTTCGCTGCATGGACGGAGCAGAGTTCTACACTCGGTCCTGCACCAAGGTCAAAGGGCGAATGGGGCACAGATTCATGTTCGTCGATGGAGACAAAGCCGTGTCTGGATCATacaagtcagtgtgtgtgtttgtcagtgagtgagtgtgagaaAGTGATCAAGTCGCcaagagtgaaagaaaaacattttgtttgtgtgctccACCTGTCTTTGTTTCGCTGAGCACTGCATAGAGAAATATGAGTAAAGAATGCACGGTGTCTGTTAAAGTTCATGTTTCAATATTCTTTACATCCTGGACAGACAGGTTGTATAGGTATCCTATGCACAAGACAAGCGATTTCTAAGTCATTTTGCAATTTTGACTCTACTTTATGTTATTGTGAGGCTTTAAGCATGACCCATGACAGTAGAACAATAATGGAAATGATCCAATCTTAATGACTTATTGCAAATCTTAGTAGTAACAGTTGTAAATTAGAACTTAACTTGTCAGTCACTGTTTCAATGAATATCAATTTTACTAGAGTTCAGTGGCAAAACAACAGCACGTATGCAGCTTGGCAGATTGTATGTACCTTATTGTGAATGTTCTCTTTACTTTCTTTAGTTTCACCTGGATGTCTTCACGATTGGACAGAAATCTCATCACCGTGGTCACTGGCCAGGCAGTAGATGCTTTCGACCGGCTTTTCCGGCACCTTTATGTGACCTCCAGCTCCGTTGACCTCCGGCAAATCGCCACGGAGCCTGAACCTGAGCCGGAGCCTCTCCCACAGCCGGCTGCTGTGGTCCCTCCTTCTGCTGCTCTTGCTAGGAAACTGTACAACCCCAAATATGCCCTGCTGACTATAGGAAACCCTAGCCAGACCTCTACCCCTTCTGCTGACCCCAGTAGCTCCAAAGAACCCCTTAATCTGGAGAACTCCAAGAATCCAGATGTTCCAGAAACcgacaagaggagaaagaaacgGGCCAGTAAAGAAGCTATAGAAGTACCCCCCCTCCATCCTGGACTCATTGATCTAGAAAAAGCATGCTTGATCTCATATTTGCCCACGTGGCCAGAGCCTGACCCCCCCAGCGATGTAATTGGGTTCATTAACATTCGAGATTCCAGCAAACCTACTCAGGTTCATATGCAGCGATCTGAGATGTTTGAAACCAGCCAAGCAATCAGGTTCAGCAGTCCACTGAGCATGCCAAAGGAAACCCTTCCAGAGGTTGCCAAGCCCAGACAGTTCACTGCTAAATGTGACGAGGTGAAAAAACTTCAACCAATGGGAGATAAGACCAAGGCTGGTGAGTCTCTGGTAGACAGTGTTCAGCCAACACAACTCACTCCACAGCCCGATGAcatcaaatgtaaaaaggaaGGGCATGAACAGGAGCCTTCATCTGGACAGAAGTCTAAACCTACCAAGGACACTACTGAGGCTCACAGAATCACCACAAAGAATAAACTGCTTTCAAGCACACCTCTTGTCCAAGATGCAGGCAGCAACACTACACCTCACCTCATTGCACACACAGCTGCCCAATCCAGCAGCAGCAAGGTGTCCACTCCTAACAGTCACGGGTCTTCAGACAGCACACAGACTGTCACAACAAACAGTTCTAAGTCAGAGTCACTTCCAGAATTGAACActcaaaacaaagcagaaacgactttaaacacacaaaggcTTGTTGCACATGAGACACAAACACTGGAGTCTACCAGCACACAGTCTCCACACCTGCATGCGCCAGCTGAGTCAAACTCAGAGCAGTGCACACAAGAACCAACAGGGCTGCCACCTactaattcacacacacagcaacaaagcTCCTCTGAAATGACTTCAGTCATCCACAGCAACATTTCTACAGCCTCTGCTTCTGAAACAAACTCTCACTCCACTAGTGTAACTACAAATGTCTGCACTCCTTTGTCCTCCACTTTAGCTTCTCCTGTCCTTCCTCCTCTCGCCTCTCCTTCTGGAATGTTAGATCTTACCCCTCCTTCTTCCACCACATCCCCACCTCCGCCAATCCCCAAACCTCGTACCATCCATCTGGTTATCAAAGGCACCAATGAGGATCTGCCAGAGTTCAGTGTTGACAGGACTGAGCGCTTGGCCAGCATGGGACAACTGGTGGTCCACAGTAAGCCCGAGGTAGCAACTGTGGCGCAGACCCCACCAGAAAAAGAGCCAGAGACCGTCCTAGAACTACACACTAGCAAAATGGGGAAGCAAAGAGACACTGAGAACACAGGAAGTCCTGAAGAAGCTCCACAACAAGAACGGACTGTGGCTTCCAAAGAGACAAAGGGTAAGGGAGCAGTTGCACTAGATGATACTGCAGCAGAAACACAAGCCCAGTCAGCAGTTTTGATACCTGATGCTCCAAAGGCAGGCGGTGTGCATATTCAAGAAATGATTCCAAAAGAAATCAACCCATCTACAAATGGCAAAATAAcctcaaagacacaaacagaccaAACAGCCACAGTAGTGACAGACACCAAGACCTTAGAAAAAGCCCTGACCAACTGTGAGTTGGCTCAAACAGCAAGTGAAACAAGCAACAATGTgacacaacagacacatcaagCAAGAGGACATGAAACTCAAAAGCCATCACATTGTGAAACGAATCCACCCAGTAATGGTGCGTTAGACAATGTGAAGTGTCTAAACGCTTCAACACACTCTCCTTTTTCTACCACAGCTAACTCCCATTCATCCACAGACAGTGCTGACGATGGCACAAGTGGTCAGATAAGTAATCCAAGTGCCACACCACCACCTCATATGGACAGTAAGGCACATATGTCAAAAGATAACGCGCACATCCACGCCGCCTATCAAGAATCACAACTTGCCTTCAAACCACGGGGAAGCTCACACACTCCAGAAAGACCTCTGCGCTTGCatctgtctgacacacacattcgAGACCTGCGCTCGCAGACCTCGGAGCGAGAACTGTGTTCACTCACTGGTCTCATACGCGCCCCAAGTTCAGAATTGTTGCCTCCAGATTCACGAACGCACACGCCAGACCCTCGTTCATACACTCCAGACTTGCAAAGCCCTACGCCTGACGGTGGCGACGGACATGTCTCGCCGAGGGACAACTCCACTGTCTCCACCACCTCGGAGGAATATTATGAGTGTTGTGAGTCACCTTTTCGTGACCCCATTTTTGACAGTGCGGGTTATCGCAAAAACGGGACACCGGAGGATCATGttaccttcacacacacaaatacccCAAATGCTGCAACCATCACCACCTCTTTTGTCAGTGCTGCAGACGTAAATCATAACACTCATCCAGACAAGAATTCATCATGTAGTGAAACACAAACGATAATGAGGTGGGAGGAGCACACTGcaagtgaagaaaatgaaaaggagaaGAATGTGGCAGAGAGGAGAACAGAGCAGGGTTCCCAGGAGATAGAGACGAGAGGCAAAAAGGAAGCTAAGAAAACAGAAGAGCATTTAGTACGAGGTATAGATTTGACAGAGGTAGTGGAAAAAGACAATGAGTCCCAGCCCCAAGCCCCTAAGAGAAAGAGACCTCTGAACAAATCAGCAAATGAGAGTCTGGTCGATGGAGGAGCAGCTCTGGGAAATTCAACCAAAGAGGGAACGGATACAAAGCGATTGTCCACTTGTGGCCTTAAACCTGATAGGGTTTCTGCTGATGGGGAGAGACCAGACAAGGAGAAGGTGGTGGACAAGGCGGCACTGAAACACAGCAAGATGGAAAAGAGAGACAGGGCCCAGTCAACGAGAGACACTGACGGACAGAAGGTATGAACAGTAAGGCAGCAGATCTTCTCAGCTTTCTCCTTGTCACAACAATGATTGTTAAAGCTACTACACAGGTCAGTCTAACAGAAGCATTTTGTACTTTTCAATTTTCAAACCATTTTGCAGTATTGTGTTCAGCGTACACCAGTGACATGAAGGGTAAGCACAGTTCAGTTTATCCACTTTTTGCGGGGACCTGCTGTATAGCTTTAGGactatatttctttaaaaaagctCGAGGAGGAAGTCATGTATCCCTCTTGTTCCTGTTGGTGTTTCTGTGGTAAATCTTTGCATTTTCCTtattcttcatttttaaaagaagaatcCACAACGTTAAGAGCAGGCGCTAAATTTGTAATTAGGAAAAATTAAGATTTATTAACATTAGTCagtgtgtcacatttttaaatcccTTAAATGGACCCGGTTTTAGCGTTTGACCTCATTCCACAACACTAAATGATATTataaatccatccatcatctggaAGGTTTATCCCATTGTGTAGGCCGGGAGCCTCTCCCACCAGGGTGAGAGCTCGGGTCCTCCCTGGACtcggggccaacacagagacatacgaagacagacaaccattcgcaCTCGCGGGCAATTTGGAGTCGCATATTAACCAGACATGCCCACATAATCAAATAATTATTCATGCATATCGTCAAGAGAATGAATTAACAATTTAATTAGCTTTAGTGGCTAATtagcacacatactgtatatgagtGACATTTTCATATAACTATGAAAAAATATGACTTATTTCTCATATCGCCAAACTAGTGCTTGAGTGGCTccttttttactgtatatggttGACTCTACACAACATTGTAGATCatttaaacaagtttttttatcatttatattaataataaatcttAATTTTGAATGATACTATTTTTGGTTCACTATATTTCCTCAGTACATCAACATGCTGAGTGGAAGGAGCCTATGCAATGCCAGCAGAACAATGACACCGAATGTTATGAACTGCTGCAAAAGTGCAGCTGCTTGAACTTATGATCTCTCAGTGAGCTGTTACAGTCATTAGCTCAGATCTGTTGATGCTCAGTGCTGCTCTTTCaatgtgtgaaatatttaacagtTGCCGTGTGGCTTTCTATTAATGCACTATATCTATTGGTTTTTTTCTGCACACGAAGCACCATCAGGGAATGCAAACGGACACATGAGATAAGCTTGTCGGTGAAGTGACATAATTTAATAGAGGAACAATGACCACGCTTACAGGGCAAAGACGCAGGTACAGCTAAAGCAAACCCACAGACAGCAGGCACGGTGGTCCGAATGGGTTTCCACAGCACGACAATCTGGCATCGAGTGAAGGACATTAGTTTAGATTAAATATGAAGGACTCATTAGCAGGGAGTGAGCAGATGGCTGTGGGGAATCCGGGGGCATTTGGTGGTTGGATGGAGAATCTAAAGTGTACAAAGTTTTTCACGTGATGTCATCAATCACATGACACCTGGCTCTATTGGACATGTTGCATAGACTCATACATAGTCTGTGGTCCTGAGATGTCTGCTGTTTATCTGTTTTGCAGACCTCAGCGTGTGGTGCAAgtgttgtgcattttgttttgcagttttgcaTATGACATATGTACATATACCTCAGACGTTTTTTGTACTTCGCCCATGTTAGAAAAACccaaataacaataatttaGTTTCCTCctataaaatataacaattaCATGGCAGCTCAGGTAACTGAGAGATCATTTTAAAAGGTATTAATCTGGTAAATTGCTAGTTCCCAAGCTACAACAGACCTAGTAACTCAGACAGTGTCAAACGTGCACCGCAGTCCAATCAGCGACGCGTCCAATATGGCAACCTAAACAAAGGATCACGTGACTTGATGACATGGGTGAAAAACCTAAATTCAAATGTACAgtttctgcgtgtgtgtgtgtgtgtgtgcttaacATGAAGATTGAATCGAAATTAATATTTATCAGCATAATTTAACTCCCTCTCTGTTGACCTACACCATTGGCTAACTCACTGaggctttttttatttgggcTGGTTACCTCAGTTCAGTTatgcaatattaaaaaaaaatgacagagctCATATTTGCAAAGTGCTGTGCTTCTTCCTTGTGCAATAAActcacatttttacagtgcaTTGTATATTAGTTGCAAGCACATTAATAGAAGGCGGACGAGGAACTTGTTTCTAATAATGTTTCTAATAATTCcagtcaaatacattttgttctcctctcctctcctcttcttatGTTTATTCCCAAGCCTCTCCATGgacgacagcagcagcagggtggTGGGTCGTCTTCTCCTACCAGAACACCCAGACCTCCTCGACCCATTTCAGCCACCCAGCCTTTGGGGACTCGTCTTTGTGAAAGTCATCAGCTAAACCAGGCAGAAAGCAAGGATCTTCACGGTAGCTTTCAAGTCTTAGATAAAACCTCATCTCCTCGCAGACCTCCGTCCAGACCACCCCCACCGATGGTGCTGGGTGCTAGCGGGTCTGCAGGTGGACAAAAGCAGGCCAAAATCTCCCACAGCCAGAATAACCTCCCCTCTCAACAGCATCCAGCAGCACAGAGCAGGGTGAGAGTTGGACAGTCACCAAGTCAACATCCTTACCTAAAACCCCACTCATCCCTTTTGCTGACACAGTCCAACATCCAGCCACGGCCCCATCCTCGTTCCCAGAACCAGTCGGTATCAATCCGGGAGGCACATAGGGAGGAGGAAGCAAGGGCACCATTTACTATCACCTTTGGCAGACTATACAGTCTGAAGGGCCTGAGGGACAAAATGAGCAGGCTTCCAGCTCAGAGCAAGAAAAGCGGCAAGAGAGGCGGCACCAGCTCTCCGGTACAAGGACGTAAGAGCACGAGCTAGTCTGGCACACATTT includes these proteins:
- the fam83ga gene encoding uncharacterized protein fam83ga isoform X1, with product MALSQIQCLDENHVNPRTHESKPEFLYCEDQRLALEALLRDGREAFTKHLEARGLRGFLSDLELETFLEAVEPYDPDSDLFPVNAEDDEPPLSLHYWPDLSDTSVPQLDLGWPDSESYRGVTRATVYTQPPLDGQAHIKEVVRKMIAQAQKVIAVVMDVFTDVDIFRDLLDAGFKRRVAVYILLERTTLPHFMSMCQRANMHAGHLKHLRVRCMDGAEFYTRSCTKVKGRMGHRFMFVDGDKAVSGSYNFTWMSSRLDRNLITVVTGQAVDAFDRLFRHLYVTSSSVDLRQIATEPEPEPEPLPQPAAVVPPSAALARKLYNPKYALLTIGNPSQTSTPSADPSSSKEPLNLENSKNPDVPETDKRRKKRASKEAIEVPPLHPGLIDLEKACLISYLPTWPEPDPPSDVIGFINIRDSSKPTQVHMQRSEMFETSQAIRFSSPLSMPKETLPEVAKPRQFTAKCDEVKKLQPMGDKTKAGESLVDSVQPTQLTPQPDDIKCKKEGHEQEPSSGQKSKPTKDTTEAHRITTKNKLLSSTPLVQDAGSNTTPHLIAHTAAQSSSSKVSTPNSHGSSDSTQTVTTNSSKSESLPELNTQNKAETTLNTQRLVAHETQTLESTSTQSPHLHAPAESNSEQCTQEPTGLPPTNSHTQQQSSSEMTSVIHSNISTASASETNSHSTSVTTNVCTPLSSTLASPVLPPLASPSGMLDLTPPSSTTSPPPPIPKPRTIHLVIKGTNEDLPEFSVDRTERLASMGQLVVHSKPEVATVAQTPPEKEPETVLELHTSKMGKQRDTENTGSPEEAPQQERTVASKETKGKGAVALDDTAAETQAQSAVLIPDAPKAGGVHIQEMIPKEINPSTNGKITSKTQTDQTATVVTDTKTLEKALTNCELAQTASETSNNVTQQTHQARGHETQKPSHCETNPPSNGALDNVKCLNASTHSPFSTTANSHSSTDSADDGTSGQISNPSATPPPHMDSKAHMSKDNAHIHAAYQESQLAFKPRGSSHTPERPLRLHLSDTHIRDLRSQTSERELCSLTGLIRAPSSELLPPDSRTHTPDPRSYTPDLQSPTPDGGDGHVSPRDNSTVSTTSEEYYECCESPFRDPIFDSAGYRKNGTPEDHVTFTHTNTPNAATITTSFVSAADVNHNTHPDKNSSCSETQTIMRWEEHTASEENEKEKNVAERRTEQGSQEIETRGKKEAKKTEEHLVRGIDLTEVVEKDNESQPQAPKRKRPLNKSANESLVDGGAALGNSTKEGTDTKRLSTCGLKPDRVSADGERPDKEKVVDKAALKHSKMEKRDRAQSTRDTDGQKPLHGRQQQQGGGSSSPTRTPRPPRPISATQPLGTRLCESHQLNQAESKDLHGSFQVLDKTSSPRRPPSRPPPPMVLGASGSAGGQKQAKISHSQNNLPSQQHPAAQSRVRVGQSPSQHPYLKPHSSLLLTQSNIQPRPHPRSQNQSVSIREAHREEEARAPFTITFGRLYSLKGLRDKMSRLPAQSKKSGKRGGTSSPVQGRKSTS